In Maridesulfovibrio sp., a single genomic region encodes these proteins:
- a CDS encoding PEP/pyruvate-binding domain-containing protein, protein MRNLIDAISRFVRKPAGKDKSVSRRFLERCENFRQLLSANNSALKLMGEMTEVSRVLRPVGMTYIRGGTLRISADVRNMIERLCRIAPGKHDALKESFNRIVGKMNEELSPPQIESDGSFVLDISELSIDSMHESGSKMSMLGEIYSLGINVPSGFSITASAFRFFLRESGMDEELKRISQICGEDNYASLKLLERNAREAISLCQIPLELEESIRSAVERLESGRRISLAVRSSALVEDTAGTGFAGQFRTELGVAPSDVLEAYRNVVASMYTAAAVTYRLNHGLRDDEMVMCVGCMEMVDAVAGGVVYTCDPSGAVEGMMVVSSVSGLPCSVVDGSTCSDLWLVDRDTLEIRSENIAAQEWGNFLAMSGEVVSRMLPDGRADQPSITADTLSELVRTAMRVEKHFGSPQDIEWALAEDGTLYILQSRPLSVSRRHTRNKRQEREESRHILMDSCVPASPGMASGIVRYVDTDEDMVTFPEGGVLLARVARPELAALLPRAAAVIAEFGSSTGHLANVAREYGVPALIGAKSSVDILKEAGEVTVNADIGVVYSGLSDVESSIRSGMNGSAVCRVLSSALSHITPLNLTDPKSPLFIPEECCTLHDITRYCHEMAVREMFSGSVGLKESARQVVSGSQLQYWLIDLGGGTEISEDDQYVRIEDIRSNAMKALWTGMMAFDWEGPPDVSAGGFMSVLFGATCNPALVPGMRNSMGERNYFIVGRFYCSLQSRMGFHYSTVEGFAGRDPDMNYVLFQYKGGAADIGRRTLRVQLVAEILACHGFLTSVNGDVLYARMEGISAADAENGLKVAGYLLIHTRQLDMVMDGDAVADGYRSRFEEDIELLLTDGVRADASSATSSGAGQ, encoded by the coding sequence ATGCGAAATCTGATTGATGCCATTTCGAGATTTGTACGCAAGCCCGCCGGAAAGGATAAGAGTGTATCCAGACGGTTTCTGGAACGGTGCGAAAATTTCCGCCAGCTTCTTTCCGCCAATAACAGTGCTCTGAAGCTGATGGGTGAAATGACGGAAGTCTCCAGGGTGTTGCGTCCCGTGGGCATGACCTACATCCGCGGCGGTACGCTCAGAATTTCTGCTGACGTGCGTAACATGATTGAGCGGCTTTGTCGCATAGCTCCCGGAAAACATGATGCGCTCAAGGAATCCTTCAACCGGATCGTGGGAAAAATGAATGAGGAACTTTCTCCTCCGCAGATAGAATCTGACGGATCATTTGTGCTCGATATTTCGGAATTGAGTATCGATTCGATGCATGAGTCCGGGTCCAAGATGTCCATGCTCGGAGAGATTTACTCTCTCGGAATAAACGTTCCCTCAGGTTTTTCAATCACCGCATCCGCTTTTCGCTTTTTTTTACGTGAATCCGGGATGGACGAGGAACTTAAAAGAATTTCCCAGATCTGCGGCGAGGACAACTACGCCTCTCTCAAGCTTCTGGAAAGAAATGCCCGGGAAGCCATTTCCCTTTGTCAGATTCCATTGGAACTTGAGGAATCGATACGCAGTGCCGTGGAAAGGCTTGAGTCCGGGCGTAGAATCTCTTTGGCGGTACGCAGCAGTGCTCTTGTGGAGGACACTGCGGGTACCGGCTTTGCCGGACAGTTTCGTACGGAACTCGGAGTAGCGCCCTCGGATGTTCTGGAAGCCTACCGGAATGTGGTGGCTAGCATGTATACGGCTGCAGCCGTTACCTATCGGCTCAACCACGGATTGCGCGATGACGAGATGGTCATGTGCGTAGGCTGCATGGAAATGGTCGATGCCGTTGCCGGTGGGGTTGTCTATACCTGTGATCCGTCCGGTGCGGTCGAAGGGATGATGGTTGTTTCATCTGTTTCCGGTCTTCCGTGCAGTGTTGTGGACGGATCGACCTGTTCGGACCTGTGGCTTGTGGATAGGGACACTCTTGAAATCAGGAGCGAAAATATCGCGGCTCAGGAATGGGGTAATTTTCTTGCCATGAGCGGAGAAGTCGTGTCCCGGATGCTGCCTGACGGCCGGGCCGACCAGCCTTCGATAACTGCGGATACGCTTTCTGAACTGGTGCGCACGGCAATGCGCGTGGAAAAACATTTCGGCTCCCCGCAGGACATTGAATGGGCCCTGGCCGAAGACGGAACTTTGTATATCCTCCAAAGTCGTCCTTTAAGTGTCTCCAGGCGGCATACCCGGAATAAGAGGCAGGAGCGTGAGGAGTCCAGGCACATTCTCATGGACTCCTGCGTTCCTGCCAGTCCGGGTATGGCTTCAGGGATTGTTCGTTATGTTGACACGGACGAGGACATGGTCACTTTCCCGGAAGGGGGAGTACTGCTTGCAAGAGTCGCCAGACCCGAACTGGCGGCTCTGCTTCCGCGGGCTGCTGCTGTCATAGCCGAGTTCGGCAGCAGCACTGGGCACCTTGCCAATGTCGCCCGTGAGTACGGGGTTCCGGCTCTCATCGGTGCAAAATCATCAGTTGATATCCTTAAGGAAGCCGGAGAGGTTACCGTGAATGCCGACATCGGTGTTGTGTACAGCGGACTTTCGGATGTGGAAAGCTCAATCCGTTCCGGGATGAACGGCAGCGCTGTATGCAGAGTCCTGTCCTCTGCCTTGAGCCACATCACTCCATTGAATCTTACGGACCCGAAAAGCCCTCTGTTTATCCCTGAAGAATGTTGCACCCTGCACGATATCACCCGCTACTGCCATGAAATGGCTGTCAGGGAAATGTTCAGCGGCAGTGTCGGGCTTAAGGAATCGGCCCGTCAGGTGGTCTCCGGATCACAATTGCAGTACTGGCTCATAGACCTGGGCGGCGGAACAGAGATTTCAGAAGATGATCAGTATGTCCGCATCGAGGATATAAGGTCCAATGCCATGAAGGCACTGTGGACCGGGATGATGGCTTTCGATTGGGAAGGCCCGCCGGATGTTTCCGCCGGAGGATTCATGTCCGTCCTGTTCGGGGCCACCTGCAACCCAGCCCTTGTTCCCGGCATGCGCAACAGCATGGGTGAGCGTAATTATTTTATAGTAGGCAGATTCTATTGCAGTCTGCAGTCGCGCATGGGCTTCCATTACAGCACAGTCGAAGGCTTCGCAGGCAGGGACCCGGATATGAATTATGTACTTTTCCAGTACAAGGGCGGTGCTGCCGATATAGGCCGCCGTACCCTTCGCGTACAGCTTGTGGCCGAGATTCTGGCCTGTCACGGTTTTCTTACAAGTGTGAACGGGGACGTGCTTTATGCCCGCATGGAAGGAATATCCGCCGCTGATGCCGAGAACGGTTTGAAGGTGGCCGGCTACCTGCTCATCCACACTCGTCAGCTGGATATGGTTATGGACGGCGATGCCGTTGCAGACGGATATCGGAGCAGGTTTGAGGAAGACATAGAACTTCTTCTGACCGATGGGGTCCGGGCTGATGCTTCTTCAGCTACTTCTTCAGGAGCAGGACAATGA
- a CDS encoding response regulator: MKQIRLLLVDDEGDFLKACERRLVRRNVDVSLAGSGREALEMIAKDDFDVVVLDIMMPEMSGIETLKRLREINADIPVVILTGHANTEALMQVIGGGAFDYMLKPVGADELYFKIVDAVRDARFRVG; this comes from the coding sequence ATGAAACAGATCAGGTTGCTTTTAGTGGATGACGAAGGTGATTTCCTCAAGGCCTGCGAACGGCGACTTGTGAGGCGTAATGTCGATGTCTCGCTGGCCGGGAGTGGTCGCGAAGCGCTGGAAATGATCGCAAAGGATGATTTCGATGTGGTTGTGCTCGATATCATGATGCCCGAAATGTCCGGGATTGAAACCCTGAAGAGGTTGAGGGAAATCAATGCGGACATCCCCGTGGTTATCCTCACTGGGCATGCCAATACAGAGGCGCTGATGCAGGTGATCGGGGGCGGTGCTTTCGACTACATGCTTAAGCCGGTAGGGGCGGACGAGCTTTATTTCAAGATAGTAGATGCCGTCAGGGACGCCAGGTTCCGGGTCGGTTGA
- a CDS encoding DASS family sodium-coupled anion symporter, giving the protein MSNSKKKATGYDKYVNWKMLIIPVILFAIILILPTSEGMKKVGMQYSVGPKVVTNYISQQLFGAGSADVEQWQVLTARMMEQNMRMGALTKKRFMARNEKWAKKYKIPVDSANLAKAKGYIEKSVPDEEFLKIMKSAYELRSQKLSYSDLTNKDKKKADEGAWKIKVAIAMVVFVVFCFMTECMPLPGVAFCIGLILVFTGVVTRSQVAGLYWDDAVWFIMGSLMFAAAFVKTGVDKRMCMIMFKKLAVPNVRWITLIFFIVISPLAAFISDHALAAMFLPIGMLLYQNSLTDEIPEDKELAKMLMISIAMACNIGGPGAPSGGARNVIMMTYLTDMFGMDIGYAQWIMYCMPFVIVMIPLTWIVSNMLFKPRITSLAPAMRHLESEISKMGKWNKHQIWAMVIFLVMVFGWFTEKAFYNIGIYPIRLGIGVIAVAGAVAYLLAGVVNWRDYQEKVDWGVVWLYAGAIIFGRTLDQTGAAYWLAQSCINMLAPLGMSEGLPLMLTSNGLTAVLTNLMADGPAAAAVGPITLNMASIVHPGTTFLPFMAMATAVASSFAYCLIIGTPPNAIVYASGYLEPKDYLRVGIPMWFIANILIIVLTAVYWTGIGFGGLPSF; this is encoded by the coding sequence ATGTCCAATTCAAAGAAAAAAGCAACCGGATACGATAAGTACGTCAACTGGAAGATGCTTATTATTCCAGTGATTTTGTTCGCGATAATCCTCATTCTTCCTACTTCGGAGGGCATGAAAAAGGTCGGTATGCAGTATTCTGTAGGGCCCAAGGTTGTCACCAATTACATCAGCCAGCAACTTTTCGGAGCAGGCAGTGCGGATGTGGAGCAGTGGCAGGTTCTTACCGCGCGCATGATGGAACAGAACATGCGTATGGGCGCACTGACCAAGAAAAGGTTCATGGCTCGTAATGAAAAGTGGGCCAAGAAGTATAAGATCCCGGTGGACTCCGCAAACCTTGCCAAGGCTAAGGGGTATATTGAGAAAAGTGTGCCGGATGAAGAATTTCTTAAGATAATGAAGAGTGCGTACGAGTTGCGCAGCCAGAAGCTGTCCTATTCCGACCTGACCAATAAGGACAAGAAGAAGGCGGATGAAGGGGCCTGGAAAATCAAGGTCGCAATTGCAATGGTTGTGTTCGTGGTCTTCTGCTTCATGACTGAATGTATGCCTCTTCCCGGCGTCGCTTTCTGCATCGGTTTGATTCTGGTGTTCACCGGCGTGGTAACAAGGAGTCAGGTGGCCGGACTGTACTGGGATGACGCGGTCTGGTTTATCATGGGTTCTCTGATGTTTGCCGCAGCGTTTGTAAAAACCGGTGTTGATAAGCGCATGTGCATGATAATGTTCAAGAAGCTTGCCGTGCCTAACGTCCGCTGGATCACCTTGATATTCTTCATAGTTATCAGTCCTCTTGCGGCGTTTATTTCCGACCACGCCCTTGCAGCGATGTTCCTGCCCATCGGTATGCTGCTCTACCAGAACAGCCTTACTGATGAAATTCCCGAGGACAAGGAACTGGCTAAAATGCTCATGATTTCAATCGCCATGGCTTGTAACATCGGCGGCCCCGGCGCACCTTCCGGCGGTGCCCGAAACGTAATCATGATGACGTATCTCACCGACATGTTCGGCATGGATATCGGTTACGCCCAGTGGATTATGTACTGCATGCCCTTCGTTATAGTCATGATTCCCCTTACCTGGATTGTGTCCAACATGCTTTTCAAGCCGAGAATTACTTCTCTGGCACCGGCTATGCGCCATCTGGAAAGTGAAATCAGCAAGATGGGCAAGTGGAACAAGCACCAGATCTGGGCGATGGTTATCTTCCTGGTAATGGTTTTCGGATGGTTCACAGAAAAGGCCTTCTATAACATCGGCATCTATCCCATCAGGCTCGGCATAGGCGTCATTGCAGTTGCCGGTGCAGTTGCTTATCTGCTCGCAGGTGTTGTCAACTGGCGTGACTATCAGGAAAAGGTCGACTGGGGTGTTGTCTGGCTGTACGCGGGTGCCATCATTTTCGGGCGTACCCTTGACCAGACCGGCGCAGCCTACTGGCTGGCACAGTCCTGCATCAATATGCTCGCACCGCTCGGTATGAGCGAAGGGTTGCCGCTCATGCTGACTTCAAACGGACTTACCGCCGTGCTGACCAACCTGATGGCTGACGGACCTGCCGCTGCCGCAGTCGGTCCCATCACCCTGAATATGGCCAGCATCGTACATCCGGGCACGACCTTCCTGCCCTTCATGGCCATGGCCACCGCAGTTGCTTCTTCGTTTGCATACTGCCTCATCATCGGAACCCCTCCCAACGCGATTGTCTACGCTTCCGGTTATCTGGAACCCAAGGATTATCTCAGGGTCGGAATTCCCATGTGGTTCATAGCCAACATTCTTATCATCGTGCTGACGGCTGTCTACTGGACCGGAATCGGGTTCGGCGGATTGCCATCCTTCTAA
- a CDS encoding response regulator: MSIIKVLMVDDEERFRETTSKILSRKGFETILASSGEEALEKISESPDVIILDVRMGGIDGHETLERIKQVAPDTPVIMLTGHGDVTGAKKAYRTGAFDYLAKPCDIDILTAKINDAYHSASKKPQPEKLVRDIMIPLAEYTEISADSTVREAIAALQKSMQGLVATNRIMESGHRSVIARNSDGSTAGILSPRDLITAVLPDYLSAPKPSTADSLQYSVMFWEGQFTSQVARLADRSVRSLLSGEFLTIEFDANLMEAANALTANGKRRIIVQEKGKDIGIVREQELFYEITRIISSR; this comes from the coding sequence ATGAGTATTATCAAAGTCCTCATGGTTGACGATGAGGAGCGCTTTCGTGAAACAACGTCAAAGATTCTTTCCCGCAAAGGATTCGAAACGATCCTGGCATCCAGTGGGGAGGAAGCCCTTGAAAAGATCTCGGAATCTCCTGATGTCATTATCCTTGATGTCAGAATGGGCGGGATTGACGGACATGAAACTCTGGAAAGGATCAAACAGGTGGCACCGGATACTCCGGTTATCATGCTGACCGGCCATGGCGACGTGACCGGGGCGAAGAAAGCCTACCGCACAGGTGCATTCGACTATCTTGCCAAGCCCTGTGACATCGATATTCTTACCGCAAAAATCAATGATGCCTACCATAGTGCTTCAAAGAAGCCGCAGCCTGAGAAGCTGGTCAGGGATATAATGATTCCTCTCGCGGAATACACCGAGATTTCAGCAGACAGCACTGTGCGCGAAGCCATTGCAGCCCTTCAGAAATCAATGCAGGGGCTTGTTGCCACAAACAGAATAATGGAATCCGGACACCGGTCCGTGATTGCGAGAAACTCGGACGGATCAACTGCCGGGATACTGAGCCCCAGAGACCTCATCACTGCGGTTCTGCCTGATTACCTGTCGGCGCCCAAGCCTTCCACTGCGGACAGTCTTCAGTATTCCGTAATGTTCTGGGAAGGACAGTTTACCTCTCAGGTAGCCAGGCTTGCAGACCGGTCCGTGCGCTCTCTGCTGTCTGGAGAGTTCCTGACCATCGAATTCGATGCAAATCTCATGGAAGCGGCCAATGCCCTGACCGCAAACGGAAAGAGACGCATCATTGTCCAGGAAAAAGGCAAGGACATCGGAATCGTCAGGGAGCAGGAACTCTTTTACGAAATAACACGAATTATTTCGTCCAGATAG
- a CDS encoding response regulator translates to MSNTRIMLVDDEERLLSTTKKLFEKLGFDVFTATSGKDALDLLDREEVHVVFLDIKMPGMDGIETLQQIKQKFPFVEVIILTGHASMEVAVEGLKLGAFDFLIKPVSMKELLENVEEASAKIQRQKQRIISARQGA, encoded by the coding sequence ATGAGTAACACGAGAATTATGCTTGTAGACGACGAGGAACGCCTGCTCAGCACCACGAAGAAGCTCTTCGAGAAGTTGGGATTTGACGTTTTTACCGCAACTTCCGGGAAGGACGCTCTCGACCTTCTGGATCGCGAGGAGGTCCACGTTGTCTTCCTGGATATAAAGATGCCGGGCATGGACGGCATTGAGACTCTGCAGCAGATCAAGCAGAAGTTCCCGTTTGTGGAGGTTATCATTCTTACCGGCCATGCGTCCATGGAGGTTGCGGTTGAGGGCTTGAAACTGGGGGCATTCGATTTCCTCATCAAACCGGTAAGCATGAAAGAACTGCTTGAAAATGTGGAGGAAGCATCGGCCAAGATACAGCGACAGAAGCAGCGGATCATTTCTGCCCGGCAGGGAGCCTGA
- a CDS encoding sensor histidine kinase yields MERKRRYHGIRRVLLLSMIVVPAIPLIVAATIGYYSYVQSTERLAFSAIKQAAVDHGDMITSFLRERRSDLSEAMDLVGTSIADVSKDRRILALVRSSRMETYSDVGLISPEGVQVAYVGDFPLEDKNYSSSPWYRSTLKNGYNVSDFYLGKRGVPHLNISVCKLVDNQPWVLRATLRPEALRALIENVNIGDTGEAYIINSENRFQTNRRTGGDIFDRDESVYPAQDGREMTFSALENGEPYIFASASLNAGKWRLIVRQKRADAFRGGSNAVYLIIAILLCGGSVLVALAFLASNRVYDMLTRQADTVCDLETQFLRAARLAELGQMSAGFAHEINNPLQIMKSDLALLDILLEEETAKFGKSDNSDEIAEINRQLKIQIDRCAGITREILNFGRQNKPELKQVDLATYLPEVAGLVEKKAKLSGIDLDFRIDRGTPCVFADPGLLQQVMVNLLNNGIHAVEELHGSEGGSIVVSSGVDSNGDAVIRVSDNGIGIRSEDLDRIFLPFYTTKKDRQGTGLGLSVCHSVIDSLGGSLRVDSVRRKGTQFTIVLPKANGKLPKADRQG; encoded by the coding sequence GTGGAAAGAAAACGCAGATACCATGGAATAAGAAGGGTTCTTTTATTGTCCATGATTGTGGTTCCGGCAATTCCGCTGATAGTGGCCGCTACAATCGGCTATTATTCATATGTGCAATCTACTGAGCGGCTGGCCTTTTCGGCCATCAAACAGGCCGCAGTGGACCACGGAGACATGATCACATCTTTTCTGAGAGAACGCAGGTCGGATTTGAGTGAGGCTATGGACCTGGTTGGTACCAGCATTGCCGATGTTTCCAAGGACCGCAGGATTCTGGCGCTTGTCAGGAGTTCCAGAATGGAGACCTATTCGGATGTAGGGCTGATCTCGCCGGAAGGGGTGCAGGTCGCTTATGTCGGCGATTTCCCGCTTGAGGATAAGAACTATTCATCCTCCCCGTGGTACCGGAGTACATTGAAAAACGGTTATAATGTAAGCGATTTTTATCTGGGCAAAAGGGGAGTTCCGCACCTGAACATTTCCGTGTGCAAGCTTGTCGATAACCAGCCGTGGGTGCTGCGTGCAACCCTTCGTCCCGAGGCGCTGCGTGCGCTGATAGAAAATGTGAATATCGGGGATACCGGCGAAGCATACATCATAAATTCCGAAAACCGGTTCCAGACAAACCGCAGGACCGGTGGTGATATTTTCGACCGTGATGAATCCGTCTACCCGGCTCAGGACGGACGGGAAATGACTTTCAGTGCGCTTGAAAACGGCGAACCGTACATATTCGCCTCTGCGTCTCTCAATGCCGGAAAGTGGCGGCTGATTGTCCGGCAGAAAAGAGCGGATGCCTTTCGCGGCGGCAGCAATGCCGTATACCTGATAATCGCCATTCTGCTTTGCGGAGGATCTGTTCTTGTAGCCCTTGCTTTTCTGGCCAGCAACAGGGTTTACGATATGCTGACCAGGCAGGCTGATACCGTCTGCGATTTGGAAACGCAGTTCCTACGCGCTGCGCGGCTTGCTGAACTGGGGCAGATGTCCGCCGGTTTTGCTCACGAGATTAACAATCCCCTGCAGATAATGAAAAGCGACCTGGCATTGCTTGATATTCTTCTGGAAGAAGAAACGGCCAAGTTCGGGAAAAGTGACAACAGCGATGAGATTGCTGAAATCAACCGGCAGCTGAAGATACAGATTGATCGTTGTGCAGGAATTACCAGAGAGATTCTGAATTTCGGGCGCCAGAACAAGCCTGAGCTTAAGCAGGTTGATCTGGCTACCTATCTGCCGGAAGTTGCCGGACTGGTGGAAAAAAAGGCGAAACTCAGCGGTATCGATCTTGATTTCAGAATTGATCGCGGCACTCCCTGCGTATTTGCCGATCCGGGCCTTCTGCAGCAGGTTATGGTCAATCTGCTGAATAACGGCATTCATGCCGTTGAGGAACTGCACGGTTCTGAGGGCGGTTCCATAGTCGTTTCATCCGGAGTTGACTCAAACGGTGATGCCGTGATCCGGGTTTCCGATAACGGAATCGGCATCCGCAGCGAAGATCTGGACAGGATTTTTCTGCCTTTCTACACCACCAAAAAGGACAGGCAGGGAACCGGACTGGGACTTTCCGTGTGTCATTCGGTTATCGATTCGCTTGGCGGATCACTCAGAGTCGACAGTGTACGCAGGAAAGGTACACAGTTTACCATTGTTCTGCCTAAGGCGAACGGAAAACTGCCCAAGGCTGATAGACAGGGATAG
- a CDS encoding sigma-54 dependent transcriptional regulator translates to MSEHSATSNSNSRRSFPVFNLWNSTGLRGRLLISLLPTILIIILVVGTASYKVSKNYIRIALGRTVSMQNLAMVHDIELFMKNCATDLRFFARETPDKKNLEQLFQDRLDAGGTPYLELAYLPAASGSPLIFLVKKGRVVCLDDESIRKIQPAPLLELDKMSTLKTGEVQPSYIREITYPQLDDNAPNLLKKIKVIRFYIRTVDSKGAPSGIMMLSIKAEKLRNYLSIYDSKDSPLWSFPRSNELRFSYFVDPNGWILFQSTPKSEESPELTTFLARQGFQGTLGKADHDIAFRPSEIHADYWEKIDKIKKGEKGLEFLYHNADSKSSSIPTLAYAPVMFKSRADTPGTLYGGIIYTDRSVLPKIAGYDFLNIMLVVSGIALAATVLVVLFFGRALTRPIREFAAVVGRQTSLDQLKEIDLPYRDYDLQVLQKALNRIIRHVNSQVVQIQAKDKALVAINSQERADLSRETRALEQLEDAIIPEIIGFGKQIEELKTEILKAAGVDVDVLIYGETGTGKQLVAEAVHNSSERREKPFISINCGALDENLLLDALFGHVKGAFSDARTDRKGAFIEADGGTLFLDEIQSASLKVQQSLLRAIASRRIKPLGSDSETPFNIRIIVATNADLPTLIKEKQFREDLYYRLKVVMIETPALRDHPDSIPLLSLYYMKQAENLTGKSGMELSRGAVAKLNSYNWPGNVRELVNSITRAVVMANGKVIQADEIRLEADSAAPLQQLDIAEQPESEVEPNGQKSEAEKIEDIGETGEPAAPAEELNDRQKKAWAIIRSRETVTRTEYQKIVGGKLPSRTAIYDLQALVKAGKLCKKGRGPSTRYEVVS, encoded by the coding sequence ATGTCCGAACATTCTGCAACTTCCAATTCAAATTCACGAAGATCCTTTCCTGTTTTCAACCTGTGGAACAGCACGGGACTGCGTGGCAGACTTCTTATCTCTCTCCTGCCGACAATTCTCATAATTATTCTGGTAGTCGGAACAGCTTCGTACAAGGTCTCCAAAAACTATATCCGGATTGCGCTTGGCAGGACCGTATCCATGCAGAATCTGGCCATGGTCCATGACATCGAACTCTTTATGAAAAATTGCGCAACGGACCTGCGATTTTTCGCCAGAGAAACGCCGGATAAAAAAAATCTGGAACAACTTTTTCAGGACCGGCTTGATGCTGGCGGAACGCCATATCTAGAACTGGCTTATCTTCCGGCCGCATCAGGGTCACCGCTTATTTTTCTTGTCAAAAAGGGCCGGGTTGTCTGTCTGGACGATGAATCCATCCGCAAAATTCAGCCGGCACCGCTGCTTGAGCTTGATAAGATGTCCACCCTGAAGACCGGAGAGGTACAGCCTTCATACATAAGGGAAATCACATACCCGCAACTTGACGATAATGCTCCGAACCTATTGAAAAAGATCAAGGTGATCCGGTTTTACATAAGGACAGTGGACAGCAAAGGAGCTCCTTCCGGGATCATGATGCTGTCCATCAAGGCGGAGAAACTCAGAAATTACCTTTCCATTTACGATTCCAAGGATTCCCCGCTCTGGTCTTTTCCACGGAGTAACGAACTGCGGTTCAGTTATTTCGTTGACCCCAACGGCTGGATATTGTTCCAGTCCACCCCCAAAAGTGAAGAATCTCCGGAACTGACCACATTTCTGGCCAGACAGGGATTTCAGGGCACACTTGGCAAGGCAGACCACGACATAGCCTTCCGCCCGAGTGAAATTCACGCCGATTACTGGGAAAAAATCGATAAAATCAAAAAAGGCGAGAAGGGGCTGGAATTTCTGTACCATAATGCTGACAGCAAATCCTCATCCATTCCGACTCTGGCCTATGCTCCGGTAATGTTTAAAAGCCGGGCGGACACCCCCGGCACGCTGTACGGCGGTATAATTTATACTGACAGAAGCGTCCTTCCCAAAATTGCCGGATACGATTTTCTGAACATAATGCTGGTAGTCTCCGGCATCGCACTTGCGGCCACCGTTCTCGTAGTACTTTTTTTCGGCCGTGCTCTCACCAGACCGATCAGAGAATTCGCCGCTGTTGTAGGCAGGCAGACCTCTCTTGACCAGTTGAAGGAAATCGATCTGCCGTATCGTGATTACGATCTTCAGGTCCTGCAAAAAGCTCTGAACAGAATAATCAGGCATGTGAACAGCCAGGTTGTGCAGATTCAAGCCAAGGACAAAGCCCTGGTGGCTATCAACAGCCAGGAACGGGCCGACCTGAGCAGGGAAACCAGAGCGCTGGAACAGCTTGAAGATGCGATTATTCCGGAGATTATCGGTTTCGGAAAGCAGATAGAAGAGCTCAAAACGGAGATCCTCAAAGCGGCAGGTGTAGACGTAGACGTACTGATTTACGGCGAAACAGGGACAGGCAAACAGCTCGTGGCTGAAGCAGTACACAACAGCAGCGAGCGCCGTGAAAAACCCTTCATTTCCATAAACTGCGGGGCACTGGACGAAAACCTGCTGCTGGATGCACTCTTCGGCCATGTGAAAGGGGCTTTTTCGGATGCCAGAACGGACCGCAAAGGAGCTTTCATAGAAGCGGACGGAGGCACACTGTTTCTGGATGAGATTCAATCCGCCTCTCTCAAGGTTCAGCAGTCACTGCTGCGGGCCATTGCTTCACGCAGGATCAAACCGCTTGGAAGCGACAGCGAGACTCCATTCAATATAAGAATCATAGTGGCCACAAACGCGGACCTTCCGACCCTGATCAAGGAAAAACAGTTCCGCGAGGACCTGTATTATCGCTTGAAAGTAGTCATGATTGAAACTCCGGCCCTGCGGGATCACCCGGACAGCATTCCCCTGCTGAGCCTCTACTACATGAAGCAGGCCGAGAACCTTACCGGCAAGTCCGGCATGGAACTCAGCAGAGGCGCTGTGGCCAAACTAAACTCATACAACTGGCCCGGAAACGTCAGGGAACTTGTAAACAGCATAACCAGAGCAGTGGTCATGGCCAATGGAAAGGTTATTCAGGCAGATGAAATACGGCTTGAAGCCGACAGTGCTGCACCATTGCAGCAACTGGACATAGCTGAACAACCGGAATCTGAAGTTGAACCGAACGGACAGAAGAGTGAAGCTGAAAAAATTGAAGACATCGGTGAAACAGGTGAACCGGCTGCACCAGCAGAAGAACTTAATGACCGCCAAAAGAAAGCCTGGGCAATCATCCGCAGCAGAGAAACCGTCACCAGAACCGAATACCAGAAAATTGTCGGTGGAAAGCTTCCTTCCAGAACAGCCATATATGACCTGCAGGCTCTCGTAAAAGCTGGAAAACTCTGCAAGAAGGGCCGCGGCCCCTCCACACGCTACGAAGTTGTATCATGA